From Hallerella porci, a single genomic window includes:
- the argA gene encoding amino-acid N-acetyltransferase, giving the protein MNNGFDHLNVQNIEVAGFIREVFGYITRFKGQLFILKIEDCLMDHPLFPVLIRDITLLHKIGVKILIVPGTRNSIDRQLKAWEIDSDFESGVRLTTEEALPLIEQASLGAAQRIMSHLTAGGCHGMQGNWVAARSMGIIDGVDYMRTGRIERIEKNILEHLLSEDYIPIIPPIGWNKIGHAYNISSTELAMELCKYLTVGKLFFIGSENGIRAEGLHTGAQTKYLDVTDNGVISALDIEQAQEILDLNPDKLNFAQIDYLKNAISACKAGAKRVHLISGETQGSVLQEVFSSRGDGTMVYANQYSSIRPATTDDIPDILRIMQDYIAKGFLIPRTQESISEKLPDYVVYAIDNVIHGCGALHAFEDNTAEVAAIAVAANYRKSGVGAAIVRHLVATAKMRGYRMVFLLTTQALDWFYQLGFKDGTLEELPKTKRDHYNHKRNSRILVMNL; this is encoded by the coding sequence ATGAACAACGGTTTTGATCACTTGAATGTGCAAAATATTGAAGTCGCTGGATTTATCCGCGAAGTTTTCGGTTACATTACCCGATTCAAAGGGCAACTGTTTATTCTGAAAATTGAAGACTGCTTGATGGATCATCCGCTGTTTCCTGTTTTGATTCGCGACATTACGCTTTTGCATAAAATCGGTGTCAAAATTTTAATCGTTCCGGGAACTCGCAATAGCATCGATCGCCAGCTGAAAGCGTGGGAAATCGATTCGGATTTTGAAAGCGGAGTTCGCTTGACGACAGAAGAAGCGTTGCCTTTAATTGAACAAGCTTCTCTCGGCGCAGCGCAGCGCATCATGAGTCATTTGACAGCGGGCGGTTGCCACGGCATGCAAGGAAACTGGGTTGCGGCGCGCAGCATGGGAATTATCGATGGCGTGGATTATATGCGGACCGGTCGCATTGAACGCATTGAAAAAAATATTCTCGAACATTTGCTTTCCGAAGATTACATTCCCATTATTCCGCCGATCGGTTGGAATAAAATCGGTCATGCGTATAATATTTCGAGTACAGAACTCGCCATGGAATTGTGCAAATATTTGACGGTGGGAAAACTATTCTTCATCGGCAGCGAAAACGGCATCCGCGCCGAAGGTTTGCATACGGGCGCACAAACGAAATATTTGGATGTGACCGATAACGGAGTCATCTCGGCGTTAGATATTGAACAAGCGCAAGAAATTTTGGATTTGAATCCGGACAAATTAAATTTTGCGCAAATTGATTATTTGAAAAATGCGATTAGCGCTTGCAAAGCGGGCGCAAAACGTGTGCATTTAATCAGCGGTGAAACGCAGGGAAGTGTTCTGCAAGAAGTCTTCTCGAGCCGCGGTGATGGAACGATGGTTTACGCAAACCAATATTCGAGTATTCGCCCTGCGACGACAGACGACATTCCCGATATTTTGCGGATTATGCAAGATTATATTGCGAAGGGCTTCTTGATTCCGCGAACGCAAGAATCGATTTCCGAAAAATTGCCGGACTATGTCGTTTATGCAATTGATAATGTGATTCACGGTTGCGGTGCATTGCACGCCTTCGAAGATAACACCGCAGAAGTCGCTGCCATTGCTGTCGCAGCAAACTATCGCAAATCAGGAGTGGGCGCAGCGATTGTACGGCACTTGGTTGCTACGGCAAAAATGCGCGGTTATCGGATGGTTTTCCTTCTCACGACACAAGCCCTCGATTGGTTTTATCAACTCGGATTTAAAGACGGCACATTGGAAGAATTGCCAAAAACAAAACGCGATCATTATAATCACAAAAGAAATTCGCGTATTTTGGTGATGAATTTGTAA
- a CDS encoding oligosaccharide flippase family protein, with protein MNSIHSDQKFLMRSTLFTFLGTALKVIAPVLTIVIARTFGKEIFGVYVSTQLLILTLCRVSILGLDKGLHRYLPQNIVCHRTPHEGILSSLRLTLLFALIISVVIWVGSFFGLQSVSKGLAMLSSTEISIYALSIIPYAALLLFAGASEGNRHPQYKIFINDFAVTTLAPLIALLLYFIGFTQKLALPTGLFAANVLGVFVYVFLMNRQFPQLRWFAKEKMPKELLDFSLPLGFSEIVSAFLTRVDLWMVLALIGSEAAGIYAVMITISNGLKTIRQSYNPILQPVVAGMSKERLTTDLKPVFSYCVSMVTLIQLTIGFFIVLFPEQTMMIAGKSFITKENPVAVLGILMIGNLINGMFGLSGSVINGLGKSKFMFMMNVFSLVFALVLNKLLIPLFGIAGAAISSMSYQIMQCIWMNLYLYKMGYWPYKFNLTIQGFWIISLTVLYALLNYSLDLSLGIKAAIYGIVLLLIASTFVIQGLAGEKAKRIFKMKI; from the coding sequence ATGAATTCTATTCATTCGGACCAAAAGTTTTTAATGAGGAGTACACTGTTTACCTTTTTAGGGACAGCGCTCAAAGTTATCGCTCCCGTTTTAACGATTGTCATCGCACGCACTTTCGGAAAAGAAATTTTTGGCGTTTACGTTTCGACGCAGCTTTTGATTTTAACGCTTTGCCGCGTTTCGATTCTTGGACTCGACAAGGGCTTGCATCGCTATTTGCCGCAAAACATCGTTTGCCACCGAACGCCGCACGAAGGGATTCTTTCGTCTTTACGATTAACCCTCTTATTCGCATTGATTATCTCTGTTGTCATTTGGGTCGGTTCCTTTTTCGGACTGCAAAGCGTTTCAAAAGGACTTGCGATGCTTTCTTCGACCGAAATTTCCATTTACGCGCTTTCGATTATCCCTTATGCGGCTCTCTTGCTTTTTGCAGGCGCTTCCGAAGGAAATCGTCATCCACAGTATAAAATTTTCATTAACGATTTTGCGGTCACAACGCTTGCTCCGCTCATCGCTCTTTTGCTTTATTTTATTGGGTTTACGCAAAAGCTCGCCTTACCGACTGGGCTATTTGCGGCCAACGTTTTAGGCGTTTTCGTTTACGTGTTCTTAATGAACAGGCAATTTCCACAACTGCGCTGGTTTGCCAAAGAAAAAATGCCCAAGGAACTTTTGGACTTTTCGTTGCCGCTCGGATTTTCGGAAATCGTATCGGCGTTTTTAACGCGCGTTGACTTGTGGATGGTCCTTGCGTTAATCGGCTCCGAAGCCGCAGGAATTTATGCGGTGATGATCACGATTTCTAACGGTCTAAAAACAATTCGGCAAAGCTACAACCCGATTTTACAGCCCGTTGTCGCAGGCATGTCTAAGGAACGCTTAACAACCGATTTAAAGCCCGTATTTTCTTACTGCGTATCGATGGTAACCTTGATTCAATTAACGATTGGATTTTTCATCGTCCTGTTTCCGGAGCAGACCATGATGATTGCAGGGAAATCGTTTATTACCAAGGAGAATCCTGTTGCGGTCCTTGGAATTTTGATGATTGGAAATTTAATCAACGGAATGTTCGGGCTTTCAGGCTCAGTCATTAACGGACTCGGAAAGAGTAAATTCATGTTTATGATGAATGTATTTTCCCTTGTTTTCGCCCTTGTGCTAAACAAGCTCTTGATTCCTTTATTCGGAATTGCCGGAGCCGCGATTTCATCGATGTCCTACCAAATCATGCAATGCATTTGGATGAACTTGTACCTTTATAAAATGGGTTACTGGCCGTATAAATTCAATTTGACGATCCAGGGATTTTGGATTATATCGTTAACAGTTCTATACGCACTTTTAAACTACAGCTTGGATCTGTCGCTTGGCATCAAAGCAGCAATTTATGGAATTGTCCTATTGCTAATTGCAAGCACTTTTGTGATCCAGGGGCTTGCAGGCGAAAAGGCAAAAAGAATTTTTAAAATGAAAATTTAA
- the folE gene encoding GTP cyclohydrolase I FolE, with protein MMDLKKMEDGFRMILEGMGEDIHREGLLDTPKRVSKMYAELMTSLNADKNPADILKTRFHEKYDEMIVVPNIEFASMCEHHFLPFTGRAFVAYIPGDCVVGLSKIPRVVEYFARMPQIQERMTRQIAELIQNELNPRGVAVLLEASHMCMTMRGVKKPGATMVTTQLLGRFKTDEKTRAEFMTYIHREG; from the coding sequence ATGATGGATTTGAAAAAAATGGAAGATGGCTTCCGCATGATTCTCGAAGGCATGGGCGAAGACATCCATCGCGAAGGCCTTTTGGATACGCCGAAGCGCGTCTCAAAAATGTACGCAGAACTGATGACCAGTTTGAATGCGGACAAAAATCCTGCCGATATTCTCAAAACGCGATTCCACGAAAAGTATGACGAAATGATCGTCGTGCCGAATATCGAATTTGCGAGTATGTGCGAACATCATTTTTTGCCGTTTACCGGGCGCGCTTTTGTCGCTTATATTCCGGGCGACTGCGTTGTCGGACTTTCGAAAATTCCTCGTGTCGTCGAATACTTTGCGCGGATGCCGCAGATTCAAGAACGCATGACGCGGCAAATTGCGGAACTCATTCAGAACGAACTCAATCCGCGGGGAGTGGCAGTTCTTTTGGAAGCTTCGCACATGTGCATGACGATGCGCGGAGTCAAGAAGCCGGGCGCTACGATGGTGACGACGCAACTTCTCGGGCGCTTTAAAACCGACGAAAAAACGCGCGCTGAATTTATGACTTATATTCATCGCGAAGGCTAA